The following proteins come from a genomic window of Leucoraja erinacea ecotype New England chromosome 1, Leri_hhj_1, whole genome shotgun sequence:
- the LOC129699235 gene encoding homeobox protein Nkx-2.5-like, protein MLPSPAAPSTPFSVKDILNLQHHQQKQRSLHSDLGLDTLLPSCMLERVNQAKCIPSQALGNEVIKFHSQRNHATFPTRLALNNAPNSSELRMDFSFQNTPQDLERKSMEKNIIPEGKKNEDFEGPVRRNRRKPRVLFSQAQVYELERRFKQQRYLTAPEREHLANVLKLTSTQVKIWFQNRRYKCKRQRQDKHLEFCPSPPVPRRVAVPVLVRDGKSCLEPSPSYGTPYNVSVPPYSYGIYPSCNASTCEGDYNCMYSSIPPVQSSASVSPFVNMSMNYNVSNTGYPATQSQAHQSAGVAALQGNLHGIRAW, encoded by the exons ATGCTTCCGAGCCCCGCAGCACCGAGCACGCCATTCTCTGTCAAGGATATTTTAAATTTACAGCATCACCAGCAAAAACAACGGAGTCTACACTCGGACTTAGGTCTGGACACCCTTCTTCCTTCTTGCATGCTGGAGCGAGTCAATCAGGCCAAGTGTATTCCTAGCCAGGCCCTTGGAAACGAGGTGATCAAATTCCATAGTCAGAGGAACCATGCAACATTTCCAACCAGACTGGCCTTAAACAATGCTCCGAACTCCAGCGAACTGCGGATGGACTTCTCTTTTCAAAACACCCCACAAG ACCTAGAAAGAAAATCGATGGAAAAGAATATTATCCCGGAAGGTAAGAAAAATGAAGATTTCGAAGGTCCAGTGCGGAGAAATCGCCGAAAACCGCGGGTGTTGTTTTCTCAAGCCCAGGTGTATGAGTTGGAGAGACGTTTCAAGCAGCAAAGATACCTGACCGCCCCCGAGAGAGAACACCTGGCAAACGTGTTAAAACTGACCTCGACCCAAGTCAAGATTTGGTTCCAGAATCGCCGATATAAATGCAAGCGGCAGCGTCAGGACAAGCATTTGGAGTTTTGCCCATCCCCGCCTGTCCCTCGGCGGGTTGCGGTGCCTGTGTTGGTTCGTGATGGAAAGTCTTGCTTGGAACCATCCCCTTCGTACGGCACCCCATATAACGTTAGCGTCCCTCCATACAGCTACGGTATTTACCCCAGTTGCAACGCCAGCACCTGTGAGGGGGACTACAATTGCATGTATTCGAGCATACCTCCGGTGCAATCAAGTGCCTCTGTCAGCCCTTTTGTTAATATGAGCATGAATTACAATGTTAGCAACACGGGTTACCCCGCAACACAATCTCAGGCCCATCAAAGCGCAGGGGTCGCGGCTTTGCAAGGAAACCTCCATGGAATTAGAGCTTGGTGA